A genome region from Hymenobacter tibetensis includes the following:
- a CDS encoding FAD-dependent oxidoreductase codes for MPDATSSASTTTTGGSESLTLMGAGLVGSLLALYLARHGHRVDVFERRADPRLAGPLEGRSINLALSDRGWRALEGIGIGDEVRQVGIPMYGRMMHDQRGQLTNQPYGQDNQAIYSVSRAGLNRKLLDLVEAEPGVALHFNQQCLNVDLRDHTLSLRDATTGQEQLWPFGRLFGTDGAYSVVRGAMQKTDRYNYSQNYLDYGYKELHIAPGPGGTWQLEKHALHIWPRGQYMMIALPNLDGSFTCTLFFPYEGPHSFATMQTPAQVQAFFEEVFSDAVPLMPDLTADFFDNPTGSLVTVRCFPWAFDDDVLLIGDASHAIVPFYGQGMNAGFEDCSVLNALLKQHGPDWRTVFQKFQNQRKPDADAMADLAIYNFEEMRDRVADPRFLLQKKIESKISAQYPGQWLPLYSQVTFSHIPYAEALANGQRQEEIMRRLMPHIQAEADYTQPLVQTLLQDEMSKLH; via the coding sequence ATGCCCGACGCTACCTCTTCTGCCAGTACTACCACCACGGGTGGTTCCGAGTCGCTCACGCTAATGGGCGCGGGACTTGTTGGCTCGCTGCTGGCTTTGTATTTGGCTCGACACGGCCACCGCGTGGACGTGTTCGAACGGCGTGCCGACCCGCGGCTAGCTGGCCCGCTCGAGGGCCGGTCTATCAACCTGGCGCTTTCAGACCGCGGCTGGCGGGCACTTGAGGGAATAGGCATTGGCGACGAAGTACGTCAAGTAGGCATTCCGATGTACGGCCGGATGATGCACGACCAACGCGGGCAGCTTACCAACCAGCCCTATGGGCAAGACAATCAAGCTATTTACTCGGTATCAAGAGCGGGGCTAAACCGCAAGCTGCTGGATCTGGTGGAAGCTGAGCCAGGGGTTGCGCTGCACTTCAACCAGCAATGCTTGAACGTGGACTTGCGTGACCATACGCTTTCCCTGCGTGACGCTACCACCGGCCAAGAGCAACTATGGCCTTTCGGCCGGCTGTTTGGTACCGATGGTGCGTACTCGGTTGTGCGAGGCGCCATGCAGAAAACCGACCGCTACAACTACTCCCAGAACTATCTCGATTACGGCTATAAGGAATTGCATATCGCGCCTGGTCCAGGTGGTACCTGGCAGCTCGAGAAGCATGCTCTGCACATCTGGCCTCGCGGGCAGTACATGATGATTGCCTTGCCTAACCTGGATGGGTCCTTTACGTGCACCCTCTTTTTCCCATACGAAGGCCCGCATTCTTTCGCCACCATGCAAACGCCAGCGCAGGTGCAGGCTTTTTTCGAGGAAGTGTTTTCGGATGCGGTGCCGCTGATGCCGGACCTGACAGCCGACTTCTTTGATAACCCAACAGGTTCTTTGGTTACCGTTCGTTGTTTTCCCTGGGCTTTCGACGATGATGTATTGCTTATTGGGGATGCGTCGCACGCCATTGTGCCCTTTTATGGCCAAGGCATGAACGCTGGCTTCGAGGACTGCTCCGTGCTGAATGCCTTATTAAAGCAGCACGGACCCGACTGGCGCACCGTGTTCCAGAAGTTTCAAAACCAGCGCAAACCCGACGCCGATGCTATGGCTGACTTGGCTATCTACAACTTCGAGGAAATGCGCGACCGGGTAGCAGATCCACGGTTTCTGCTACAAAAGAAAATAGAAAGTAAAATCTCGGCGCAATATCCGGGGCAATGGTTGCCGCTGTATTCTCAAGTAACATTCTCCCATATACCCTATGCTGAAGCCCTGGCCAATGGGCAGCGCCAAGAGGAAATTATGCGCCGCCTGATGCCGCACATTCAAGCCGAGGCCGATTACACCCAGCCGCTAGTTCAGACTCTATTACAGGATGAAATGAGCAAACTGCATTGA
- a CDS encoding alginate O-acetyltransferase AlgX-related protein, with translation MKIFRAPPPGFEADLPRPVFSWAGLWSTEFQPKLEAFATQKLGFRKWLLRPRNQLSFSLFREPRNQIILGKQGMLFEKEPLRAAMGRDKVLAPAEVQASVQRLRTLQDTLARRGKLLLFVVAPSKAALYPENWPDSCQSQWNQPSNYERLRQPMQAVGLNLLDLSALFRAWKATSPHPLFPQGGIHWSGYGLTRAADTLRQYFHAHSHFQLPAVRQTGLVVGAPPRYTDDDLLKVLNLYVDPSPNPPLAYPELAFEAPNPGSPRPRVLLVADSFGWGLVEFYPYFDNWFAPGSQYWYYNNEVVWPKVNGAVEGPVAVADRDMRVELATHDVVLLLFGEQTLGEVDCGFSEAALRTFQQQAN, from the coding sequence ATGAAAATCTTCCGGGCGCCGCCTCCCGGCTTCGAAGCCGACTTACCTCGCCCGGTGTTCAGCTGGGCGGGGCTGTGGAGCACTGAGTTTCAGCCCAAATTAGAAGCTTTTGCCACTCAGAAACTGGGATTCCGAAAGTGGTTGTTGCGGCCGCGTAATCAACTATCCTTTTCGCTATTTCGGGAGCCTCGCAATCAAATTATTCTTGGCAAGCAAGGAATGCTTTTCGAGAAAGAGCCGCTGCGAGCAGCTATGGGCCGCGACAAAGTGCTAGCCCCCGCCGAGGTGCAAGCCAGCGTGCAGCGCCTCCGGACGCTACAAGACACGCTGGCGCGCCGTGGCAAGCTCCTGCTGTTTGTGGTAGCGCCCAGCAAAGCAGCCTTGTATCCGGAAAACTGGCCCGACTCCTGCCAGTCCCAATGGAACCAGCCTAGCAATTATGAACGGCTTCGGCAGCCCATGCAGGCAGTAGGCCTCAACTTGCTCGACTTAAGTGCTTTGTTTCGCGCGTGGAAAGCCACCAGCCCGCATCCGTTATTTCCACAGGGGGGCATCCATTGGAGTGGCTACGGCCTGACTCGGGCGGCCGACACCTTGCGTCAGTACTTCCATGCGCACAGTCATTTTCAGCTACCGGCAGTGCGGCAGACGGGGTTGGTGGTAGGTGCCCCACCCCGCTACACCGACGATGATTTGCTGAAAGTACTGAACCTGTATGTTGACCCTTCCCCCAATCCGCCGCTTGCTTACCCTGAGTTGGCTTTCGAGGCGCCCAACCCGGGTAGCCCACGCCCGCGGGTGCTGCTGGTAGCCGACAGCTTCGGTTGGGGCTTGGTGGAGTTCTACCCCTACTTCGATAACTGGTTTGCGCCTGGTTCCCAATACTGGTATTACAACAACGAGGTAGTCTGGCCAAAAGTAAATGGAGCAGTGGAAGGCCCCGTCGCCGTTGCCGACCGTGACATGCGCGTTGAATTGGCCACGCATGATGTGGTGCTACTGCTTTTCGGCGAGCAAACACTAGGAGAAGTTGACTGCGGATTTAGCGAAGCCGCTCTCCGAACATTCCAGCAACAGGCCAACTAG
- a CDS encoding T9SS type A sorting domain-containing protein, protein MMRKLLGPRGRQLVLGLATTGTLAGGAWWWQQQPEKAGTPQELRDAREREEEEEGKAGEDRPDLAIEQEIARTMDPATGTVPRERLVEAQQYAQKLVAERANQRPSSGSLALTQWAERGPSNVGGRTRALLVDAGDPSGNTVWCGSVGGGLWKTTNGLNPNATWQSVDNFFSNLAVTTLAADPRNPDVMYFGTGEGFLNADAIRGEGIWKSTNHGQTWAQLPTTNGVNFQYVQKLLVHPTNGDLYAGTRAGLFRSSNGGTTWTKVLGAGLGALADRIADIEIAADGKLFVTAGIGQTDGIYRSPSGDANSWTKLNTLMNSGLPTTGYERIELACAPSRARRVYAIMESSTTGGVLNLYRSDDGGETWVTMTLPGGNTTALASSQAWYDLLAGVSPTNPDLIYVGGLDVFRSSTAADDPVIWTKVSNWTANRSAAGYLHADHHAIAFATPDICYFGNDGGVSVTLNAAVESPATPVFSTRLNGLNITQFYAVATHPTNANYFLAGSQDNGTQRFNGPGLVGTTSATGGDGGFCFIDEDEPQYQFTSYVYAQYARSTNGGTSFGNFNAISSTLGSFINPTDYDSRSNAMFGGYGANQMFRWLNAPTTATSTATAIALPGAGNVTHVTVSPGVLDRVYVGTNSGKVLRVDSVQNVAPRAPRVTEIRGPVTPSASVSCVAVDRTNEQHLVVTYSNYGVNSVWETTNGGTTWRSVEGNLPDMPIRWALFDPADGTRIMLATELGVWGSDNLAANTVAWQPINMGLANVRVDMLRIRNSDKQVVAATHGRGIYTTEALRILNTRGKAAVASTFVRSAYPNPFRETLNITLDRPAAAGTSLTLTDMQGRVVYRSAVRTAASQFAVQAPTTLAAGAYVLTVKGNGQTATQRVVKQ, encoded by the coding sequence ATGATGCGTAAATTACTCGGGCCCCGTGGGCGACAATTAGTACTTGGCTTGGCCACAACCGGCACTCTTGCGGGTGGTGCTTGGTGGTGGCAGCAACAACCTGAAAAAGCCGGTACCCCGCAGGAACTGCGCGATGCAAGGGAGCGGGAAGAAGAGGAAGAAGGAAAAGCTGGCGAGGATCGTCCGGATTTAGCCATAGAGCAGGAAATAGCGCGTACTATGGACCCGGCTACTGGTACGGTGCCACGTGAGCGGCTGGTGGAGGCACAGCAATACGCTCAGAAATTGGTAGCTGAGCGTGCCAATCAGCGCCCGTCGTCGGGCAGCCTTGCACTAACCCAGTGGGCTGAACGGGGGCCGTCCAACGTAGGAGGCCGGACCCGTGCTCTGCTCGTAGACGCCGGCGACCCCAGCGGCAACACAGTGTGGTGCGGATCAGTAGGCGGTGGCCTCTGGAAAACCACTAACGGTCTTAACCCCAACGCTACTTGGCAGAGTGTAGATAATTTCTTCTCTAATCTGGCCGTGACAACGCTGGCTGCCGATCCGCGCAACCCTGATGTCATGTATTTCGGTACGGGCGAAGGCTTTCTGAATGCCGACGCAATTCGGGGCGAAGGCATTTGGAAGAGCACCAACCACGGCCAGACCTGGGCACAGTTGCCCACCACCAACGGTGTCAACTTCCAGTATGTGCAGAAGCTGCTGGTGCATCCAACCAACGGCGACCTGTACGCGGGAACCCGTGCTGGCTTGTTCCGCAGCTCCAACGGTGGCACCACCTGGACCAAAGTGCTGGGCGCAGGCTTAGGCGCCTTGGCTGATCGGATTGCTGACATCGAAATTGCCGCCGACGGAAAGCTGTTCGTTACAGCAGGCATTGGCCAAACCGACGGTATCTACCGCTCTCCTTCCGGCGACGCCAACTCCTGGACCAAGCTGAACACCTTAATGAACTCTGGCCTGCCTACCACGGGCTACGAGCGGATTGAACTGGCTTGCGCACCCAGCCGGGCCCGGCGCGTGTATGCCATTATGGAAAGCTCCACTACTGGGGGAGTCCTCAACCTCTACCGCTCCGACGATGGCGGCGAAACGTGGGTAACTATGACCTTGCCCGGTGGCAACACTACCGCCCTGGCTAGCAGCCAGGCCTGGTACGATTTGCTAGCTGGCGTATCGCCCACTAACCCCGACCTGATTTATGTGGGCGGACTGGACGTGTTCCGTTCTTCCACCGCAGCTGATGATCCGGTTATCTGGACCAAAGTATCGAACTGGACAGCCAACCGCAGCGCGGCGGGCTACCTGCACGCCGACCATCATGCCATTGCCTTCGCTACACCCGATATCTGCTACTTCGGCAACGATGGTGGCGTATCAGTTACGTTGAATGCTGCGGTGGAAAGCCCCGCTACACCAGTGTTCAGCACCCGCCTCAATGGCCTAAACATCACACAGTTTTACGCTGTGGCAACGCACCCCACCAATGCCAACTACTTCTTGGCGGGTTCGCAAGACAACGGTACGCAGCGCTTCAACGGCCCTGGCCTTGTGGGTACTACCTCCGCTACCGGTGGCGACGGCGGCTTCTGCTTTATCGACGAAGATGAGCCGCAGTACCAATTCACGAGCTACGTATATGCGCAGTATGCCCGCTCCACCAACGGAGGAACTAGTTTCGGTAATTTCAACGCCATCAGTTCCACGTTGGGGTCTTTCATCAACCCTACCGATTACGACAGCCGCTCCAACGCTATGTTCGGTGGGTACGGCGCCAACCAGATGTTCCGGTGGTTGAACGCCCCCACCACGGCTACTAGCACGGCTACGGCTATTGCGTTGCCTGGTGCGGGTAACGTCACGCACGTAACCGTTTCGCCAGGCGTACTGGACCGCGTGTATGTAGGCACCAACTCAGGTAAAGTGTTGCGGGTCGATTCGGTCCAGAACGTAGCTCCTCGTGCGCCGCGCGTCACCGAAATCCGCGGACCAGTGACGCCTTCCGCGTCGGTGTCTTGCGTGGCTGTGGACCGTACTAATGAGCAGCACTTAGTGGTCACGTATTCCAACTATGGCGTGAACAGCGTGTGGGAAACCACCAACGGCGGCACCACCTGGCGGAGCGTAGAAGGCAACCTGCCCGACATGCCTATTCGGTGGGCGTTGTTTGACCCTGCTGATGGCACACGCATTATGCTGGCTACCGAACTAGGCGTTTGGGGTAGCGACAACCTTGCCGCAAACACTGTTGCATGGCAACCGATCAACATGGGCCTTGCCAACGTGCGGGTGGACATGCTGCGCATTCGCAACTCCGACAAACAAGTGGTAGCAGCTACCCACGGCCGGGGTATCTATACTACGGAGGCACTCCGGATACTGAACACACGTGGTAAGGCAGCCGTTGCCAGCACCTTTGTGCGTAGCGCCTACCCAAATCCGTTCCGCGAAACGCTGAATATTACGCTGGACCGTCCGGCTGCAGCGGGCACTAGCCTCACCCTCACTGACATGCAGGGCCGGGTGGTGTACCGCTCTGCCGTTCGGACTGCCGCTAGTCAGTTTGCAGTGCAGGCACCTACTACCCTTGCCGCTGGCGCGTATGTGCTGACGGTGAAAGGCAACGGACAAACCGCCACGCAGCGCGTTGTGAAGCAATAA
- a CDS encoding MBOAT family O-acyltransferase, with amino-acid sequence MVFSSTLFLFYFLPGFLLLYFLTPNKFKNTVALIASIAFYAWGGINFLALFVASVVVNFFLIRLMDRAEGWQKRIYLTMSIVINVAMLFYFKYANFFLENFSAVKTSLGGTALTWEKVVLPIGISFFTFEKLTYTIDVYRGVNKPLRSFWDFMLYIMLFPKMIAGPIVRFHEIAGQLTDRRAFDTVDHKLAGLFRFGIGLSKKVLIANVLGQEADRIFGLNLNDVSAPLAWLGALAYTFQIYFDFSGYSDMAIGLARIMGFQFPENFNNPYVSRSITEFWQRWHITLGRWMRDYLYIPLGGNRVKPSRLYINLWTVFILSGFWHGAAWNFIAWGAFHGLFLVLDRLFLLRISKRLGVLSIIPTFLVTVVGWVLFRADSLSGALAYLQRMFSGSSATSSPYFSNEFWVTLGLAILFAFMAALPRVERWEVNMLSGEKLSIPRAVGLTLATTVLLVLSAGAIIGNSFNPFIYFRF; translated from the coding sequence ATGGTATTCAGCAGTACTCTCTTTTTGTTTTATTTCCTGCCAGGCTTTCTGCTTCTTTACTTTCTTACCCCTAATAAGTTCAAGAATACAGTTGCTCTCATAGCGAGCATTGCCTTCTATGCTTGGGGTGGAATCAATTTCCTGGCACTGTTTGTGGCCTCTGTTGTAGTTAACTTTTTCTTGATTCGGCTTATGGACCGAGCCGAAGGTTGGCAAAAGCGGATTTACTTAACAATGAGCATTGTTATTAATGTGGCAATGCTTTTTTACTTCAAGTACGCCAACTTCTTTCTGGAAAACTTTAGTGCGGTAAAGACTTCTTTGGGTGGAACAGCGCTGACATGGGAGAAAGTGGTGCTACCAATTGGCATCTCTTTTTTCACCTTCGAAAAGCTCACGTATACCATTGATGTGTACCGGGGTGTAAACAAGCCGTTACGCAGCTTTTGGGATTTCATGCTCTACATCATGCTGTTCCCAAAGATGATTGCCGGTCCCATCGTACGCTTCCACGAAATAGCGGGCCAACTTACTGACCGCCGAGCCTTCGATACGGTCGACCACAAACTAGCGGGGTTATTCCGCTTTGGTATCGGCTTGTCAAAGAAAGTGCTTATTGCCAACGTGCTAGGCCAAGAAGCCGACCGTATTTTCGGCCTGAACCTAAACGATGTATCGGCACCATTGGCGTGGTTGGGCGCCTTGGCATACACTTTCCAGATATACTTCGACTTCTCAGGGTATTCTGATATGGCCATCGGACTAGCTCGAATTATGGGCTTTCAGTTTCCCGAGAATTTCAACAACCCGTATGTTTCGCGTAGCATTACTGAATTCTGGCAACGCTGGCATATCACGCTAGGACGCTGGATGCGTGACTATCTGTATATCCCTTTGGGAGGCAACCGGGTGAAGCCTAGCCGGCTTTACATTAATCTCTGGACCGTGTTCATTCTCTCAGGTTTCTGGCACGGGGCGGCTTGGAACTTTATTGCCTGGGGTGCTTTCCACGGTTTATTCTTGGTGCTCGACCGCCTATTTCTGCTGCGCATTTCCAAGCGCTTGGGCGTCCTCAGTATCATTCCCACCTTCTTGGTGACAGTGGTAGGCTGGGTGCTATTTCGAGCCGACAGCTTGTCCGGGGCGTTGGCTTACTTACAGCGAATGTTTAGTGGGAGTTCAGCTACCTCTTCCCCTTACTTCAGCAATGAGTTCTGGGTCACACTCGGCTTAGCTATTCTCTTTGCTTTTATGGCTGCTTTGCCACGCGTAGAACGTTGGGAAGTGAATATGCTGTCTGGCGAGAAGCTGAGCATACCTCGTGCAGTTGGCCTTACCCTAGCTACAACAGTGCTGCTTGTGCTCAGCGCTGGCGCTATAATTGGCAACTCGTTCAACCCATTTATTTATTTCAGATTCTAA
- the asnS gene encoding asparagine--tRNA ligase → MSDLRKTSVQDLLRSTDLDREVLVRGWVRTRRGNKYVQFIALNDGSTIHNIQVVADAEKFPEENLKGVTTGSCLAVRGKLVASQGKGQAVEIQATEIEVLGTADPEEYPLQKKATSLEYLREIAHLRPRTNTFGAVLRIRHAMAFAIHQYFNDHGYFYVHTPIITGSDAEGAGQMFRVTTLPEQNPPLDDAGQVDYKQDFFGKPTNLTVSGQLEGELAALALGKIYTFGPTFRAENSNTARHLAEFWMIEPEVAFNDLEDNMDLAEDFLRSLVRYALTHCPDDLQFLNDQYDKELLNRLKFVVDNEFQRLTYTEAVEILKSAKQKFEFPVDWGTDLQSEHERYLVEKHFKKPVILTNYPKEIKAFYMKLDEDGRTVRAMDVLFPGIGEIIGGSQREEDLTKLLTRMQEMHVPEEDLWWYLDTRRYGTAPHAGFGLGFERLILFVTGMANIRDVIPFPRFPKSAEF, encoded by the coding sequence ATGTCCGACCTCCGAAAGACCAGCGTGCAGGATTTGCTCCGCAGCACCGACCTGGACCGTGAAGTGCTAGTACGTGGCTGGGTGCGTACCCGCCGCGGCAACAAATACGTGCAATTCATTGCCCTCAACGACGGCTCCACCATCCACAATATCCAAGTGGTAGCTGATGCCGAGAAATTTCCGGAGGAAAATCTGAAAGGGGTAACCACGGGCTCCTGCCTAGCTGTGCGCGGCAAGCTGGTAGCATCGCAAGGCAAAGGACAGGCCGTAGAAATTCAGGCCACTGAAATAGAAGTATTGGGCACCGCCGACCCGGAGGAGTACCCTTTGCAAAAGAAGGCTACCTCGCTGGAGTACCTGCGCGAAATAGCGCACCTGCGCCCCCGTACCAACACATTTGGGGCCGTGCTGCGCATCCGGCACGCCATGGCATTCGCCATTCACCAGTACTTCAACGACCACGGCTACTTCTACGTCCACACGCCCATCATCACTGGCTCCGATGCCGAGGGTGCCGGCCAGATGTTCCGCGTAACCACGCTGCCCGAGCAAAACCCGCCGCTCGACGACGCTGGCCAGGTTGATTACAAGCAAGACTTCTTCGGCAAGCCCACCAACCTCACGGTATCAGGGCAGCTGGAAGGCGAGTTGGCCGCTCTGGCACTAGGCAAGATCTACACGTTCGGCCCCACGTTCCGCGCCGAAAATTCCAACACGGCCCGTCACCTCGCCGAGTTCTGGATGATCGAGCCCGAAGTAGCGTTCAACGACTTAGAGGACAACATGGACTTGGCCGAGGATTTCCTCCGCAGCCTAGTTCGCTATGCGCTAACGCACTGCCCCGACGACCTGCAGTTCCTCAACGACCAGTACGACAAGGAACTACTGAACCGCTTGAAGTTCGTGGTGGACAACGAGTTCCAGCGCCTCACCTACACGGAGGCCGTTGAAATCCTGAAATCAGCCAAGCAGAAGTTCGAATTTCCAGTGGATTGGGGCACCGATCTGCAGTCAGAGCACGAGCGGTATTTGGTGGAAAAGCACTTCAAGAAGCCTGTTATCCTAACCAACTACCCCAAGGAAATCAAGGCGTTCTACATGAAGCTGGACGAGGATGGCCGCACTGTACGCGCCATGGACGTGCTGTTTCCCGGCATCGGCGAAATCATCGGTGGCTCGCAGCGGGAGGAAGACCTCACCAAACTCTTGACCCGAATGCAGGAGATGCACGTGCCCGAAGAAGACCTCTGGTGGTACCTCGACACCCGCCGCTACGGCACCGCGCCGCATGCTGGCTTCGGCCTGGGCTTCGAGCGCCTGATTCTCTTCGTCACCGGCATGGCCAACATCCGCGACGTTATTCCGTTTCCCCGCTTCCCCAAGAGCGCCGAGTTCTAG
- the rpoN gene encoding RNA polymerase factor sigma-54 yields MQRLDMKQLLSQKLSPQQIQFIKLLQIPTAELEARIKEELEANPALEEGDDADDEVEDQERDDSDDADDFDDPDAEFDNPDNTLDEDFDNDDRSEEQPEIELPTKDEPLEQTAEASNDDLDLSDYLNDDEIAGYKMQGDGPGEDEDDREMPLADTGGSLIDSLIDQLGFADLDEKQEAIGRQLIGSIDNDGYIRRDLSAIANDLAFAQNIEATVSEIEGVLHLIQSFDPAGIAARDLQECLILQLERRPQDDVTEHAERILNETFDEFTKKHYQRIQQRLDLEDEELKEAIAVILKLNPKPGGSGPVGSGKVQYIIPDFILTNDNGVFNLTLNSRNAPDLRVSPAYTEMFRAYDKGAKKDKKLKEAVTFVKQKLDSAKWFIDAIRQRQNTLLRTMDAIVRYQREFFQEGDESKLRPMILKDIAQEINMDISTVSRVANSKSVQTEFGIYPLKYFFSEGIATDSGEDASSREVKHILKEIIEGEKKDRPLSDDKLEKMLNARGYNIARRTVAKYREQLNIPVARLRKEL; encoded by the coding sequence ATGCAACGACTGGATATGAAGCAGCTTCTTTCGCAGAAGCTGTCGCCCCAACAGATACAATTCATTAAGCTACTACAAATCCCGACGGCGGAGCTGGAAGCGCGCATCAAGGAGGAGTTGGAGGCAAATCCGGCGCTGGAAGAAGGCGACGATGCCGACGACGAGGTGGAGGACCAAGAGCGCGACGACTCGGATGATGCCGATGATTTTGATGACCCGGATGCCGAGTTCGACAACCCCGACAATACGTTGGACGAAGACTTCGACAACGACGACCGCAGCGAAGAGCAGCCCGAGATAGAGCTGCCCACCAAAGACGAGCCGCTGGAGCAAACTGCCGAAGCCAGCAACGACGACCTCGACCTGAGCGACTACCTCAACGACGATGAAATAGCGGGCTACAAAATGCAGGGCGACGGCCCCGGCGAAGACGAAGACGACCGGGAAATGCCACTAGCCGACACCGGCGGTTCCCTCATCGACAGCCTAATCGACCAGTTGGGCTTCGCCGACCTCGACGAGAAGCAGGAAGCCATTGGCCGCCAACTTATCGGGTCCATCGACAACGACGGCTATATCCGCCGTGACTTGTCGGCCATTGCCAACGACCTGGCGTTTGCGCAGAACATTGAAGCTACCGTATCCGAGATTGAAGGGGTGCTGCACCTGATTCAAAGTTTCGACCCCGCCGGTATTGCCGCGCGCGACCTCCAGGAATGCCTCATTTTGCAGTTGGAGCGACGCCCACAGGACGACGTGACCGAGCACGCGGAGCGCATTCTGAACGAGACCTTCGATGAGTTTACCAAGAAGCACTACCAACGCATCCAGCAACGGTTGGACCTGGAAGACGAGGAGTTGAAGGAAGCCATTGCGGTTATTCTGAAGCTTAACCCCAAGCCCGGTGGCAGCGGCCCGGTTGGGTCTGGCAAGGTTCAGTACATCATCCCCGACTTTATCCTGACCAATGACAACGGCGTTTTCAACCTGACGCTTAACTCCCGGAACGCCCCCGATTTGCGCGTGTCGCCGGCGTACACCGAGATGTTCCGCGCCTACGATAAGGGAGCTAAAAAAGACAAGAAGCTGAAGGAGGCCGTAACCTTTGTAAAGCAGAAGCTGGATTCGGCCAAGTGGTTTATTGATGCCATCAGGCAGCGCCAGAACACGCTGCTACGCACCATGGACGCTATTGTCCGCTACCAGCGCGAGTTTTTCCAGGAAGGCGACGAAAGCAAGCTGCGCCCCATGATTCTCAAGGACATTGCGCAGGAAATCAACATGGACATCAGCACCGTGAGCCGGGTAGCCAACTCGAAATCGGTGCAAACGGAATTCGGTATTTACCCGCTGAAGTACTTCTTCTCGGAAGGCATTGCCACTGATTCGGGAGAAGATGCCTCTAGCCGCGAGGTGAAGCATATCCTGAAAGAAATCATCGAGGGCGAAAAGAAAGACCGGCCACTCTCCGACGACAAGCTAGAGAAGATGCTTAATGCCCGCGGCTACAACATTGCCCGCCGCACCGTAGCCAAGTACCGCGAGCAGCTAAACATTCCGGTGGCCCGGCTACGCAAGGAACTGTAA
- a CDS encoding alginate O-acetyltransferase AlgX-related protein, translated as MKRFLFGILLVVLVLPAIQTKFPIFEMGSLGGYAERAPHPEFNYADILNNSYQPALEKYVEDRIGFREALIRLRNQLGYSLFGVSKANGVLVGKDNMLFEDGGIYGYLGKDFRSADVARMNVRKFKLVQDTLAKRGILLVFAIAPDKANFFSENIPDYYRKQPRSQTNYSVYAQEMERKGVNMVDLAKLFKQWKDTARYPLFPRGGIHWSGYGITLAADTLFRYIEQRGHFDLPNYSITSHTVTDKLRESDNDVAKSLNLIWEPTPFQMAYPEIKFEKPTPTQQKPKAIVVGDSFTWGFFSFYPFMSNLFDSKIQFWYYNTQVQIGGRDDMPPSREVRLLNFEAEVLAQDVILILFNQHNMDSFDHGFSITAYDLFFPLTDVDKKNIESIKQKLSQDPKVQDKIWKQANTTNQDYNQLLYGMAVEEYELHRQ; from the coding sequence TTGAAACGCTTTCTATTCGGCATTCTTCTAGTAGTTCTAGTTTTACCCGCTATACAGACTAAATTTCCAATTTTTGAAATGGGCAGTTTAGGTGGGTATGCTGAACGTGCACCGCACCCCGAGTTCAATTACGCTGATATACTAAATAATAGTTATCAACCAGCATTAGAAAAATATGTTGAAGACCGAATAGGGTTTCGCGAAGCTTTAATTCGCTTACGAAATCAATTAGGCTACTCGTTATTCGGTGTAAGCAAGGCAAACGGTGTCCTTGTAGGTAAAGACAACATGCTATTTGAAGACGGCGGAATATATGGCTACTTAGGAAAGGATTTCAGAAGTGCTGATGTTGCCCGTATGAACGTACGAAAGTTCAAACTAGTACAGGATACACTGGCCAAGAGGGGTATACTATTAGTTTTTGCTATTGCGCCTGACAAAGCCAACTTCTTTTCTGAAAATATTCCTGATTATTATCGTAAACAACCTCGTTCCCAAACGAACTATAGTGTTTACGCTCAAGAGATGGAGCGCAAGGGAGTTAATATGGTTGATTTAGCAAAACTTTTCAAACAATGGAAAGACACAGCCCGTTACCCCTTGTTCCCACGCGGTGGAATTCATTGGAGCGGTTATGGGATTACGCTAGCGGCCGATACGCTCTTCCGCTATATAGAACAACGTGGCCATTTTGATTTGCCTAATTATTCTATTACAAGCCATACTGTTACGGATAAGCTTCGGGAATCCGACAACGACGTAGCAAAGTCTTTGAATTTAATTTGGGAGCCAACGCCATTTCAAATGGCTTATCCCGAAATCAAATTCGAGAAGCCAACTCCTACCCAGCAAAAGCCTAAGGCTATAGTTGTTGGGGACAGCTTTACGTGGGGATTTTTCAGCTTTTATCCTTTCATGTCAAATTTATTTGATTCAAAAATTCAATTCTGGTACTATAATACACAAGTCCAAATTGGTGGTCGAGATGATATGCCTCCCAGTCGAGAAGTGCGGCTTCTGAATTTTGAAGCAGAGGTACTGGCACAAGACGTAATTCTCATACTGTTCAATCAGCATAACATGGATTCTTTTGACCATGGCTTCTCTATAACGGCGTATGACTTATTTTTTCCTCTTACTGACGTTGATAAGAAAAATATTGAAAGTATTAAACAGAAGCTGAGTCAAGATCCTAAAGTGCAAGATAAAATATGGAAGCAAGCCAACACTACCAACCAAGATTATAATCAGTTACTCTACGGTATGGCTGTTGAAGAGTACGAACTGCATCGACAATAA